The following proteins are co-located in the Eleginops maclovinus isolate JMC-PN-2008 ecotype Puerto Natales chromosome 1, JC_Emac_rtc_rv5, whole genome shotgun sequence genome:
- the lemd1 gene encoding LEM domain-containing protein 1, with protein sequence MSLFVEDPAHFSKSRLKSDLVAHNVALPHTKSRKEVYVDLHLKHIVQKNAGDFSSDDEDQEQDLADKEEEEDAKILDPNTLTDDDLKAALLEHGVKAGPIVASTRALYENKLRRLQQSEGQGHVNGVEKGVLYSDSEEEEEQGEEERTSTGSEAAKEETAEQSNQAQQGSSKNGDFVYPQCFLLSSRLRVHATRKREPSPKRNLGNVIKSSEQSRPPRSQIPGGITKASPVDQRSGLGSGFPSGPQSVLSNGGSSISSQPFSITLMVEEVERRKSLSSSTDTERDLNGSNVQEHWSRSNRPDKPIVDMCTVKNQSPYYTPKESPYKQKMKPSQEPVKDTFKEMFSNMESSPTGMCATRRRPIKGAAGRPVQYAYPDTPTSPITLQRRKVERRLVPIHIQILVFIIVACLLYIIYVCVEDNSFSPFVALLDSLDPGSESEEGLMLQAEIQDTAVFSGQE encoded by the exons ATGTCTCTGTTTGTGGAGGACCCAGCTCACTTCTCTAAATCCAGACTGAAGTCAGATCTCGTTGCCCATAATGTCGCGCTGCCACATACCAAGAGCAGAAAGGAGGTTTATGTGGATTTGCACTTAAAACACATCGTTCAGAAAAACGCAGGAGATTTCTCTAGCGACGATGAGGATCAAGAACAAGATTTGGca gacaaagaggaggaggaggatgcaaAGATTCTGGACCCAAATACCTTAACCGATGATGACCTCAAGGCTGCACTGCTCGAACATGGTGTTAAAGCTGGGCCAATAGTTG CCTCCACTAGAGCCTTGTACGAGAATAAGCTCAGGAGACTGCAACAGTCAGAAGGACAAGGCCATGTCAATGGAGTAGAGAAAGGTGTTTTGTACTCTgacagtgaagaggaggaggaacaaggagaagaggagag GACCTCCACAGGTTCAGAAGCAGCAAAAGAAGAAACCGCTGAACAGTCAAACCAAGCACAACAAGGCAGCAGTAAG AATGGTGATTTTGTTTACCCGCAGTGCTTTTTACTCTCATCAAGGCTG CGTGTTCATGCTACTAGAAAAAGGGAACCTAGTCCCAAGAGGAATTTGGGGAATGTGATAAAATCATCGGAGCAGAGTCGGCCTCCCCGCTCACAGATTCCCGGAGGAATTACTAAAGCATCCCCTGTAGATCAACGCTCGGGATTAGGATCAGGG TTTCCATCTGGACCACAATCAGTTTTGTCCAATGGCGGCTCATCAATCTCCTCTCAGCCCTTCAGTATCACTCTAATGGTTGAGGAGG TGGAGAGGCGGAAGTCACTCTCTTCTAGCACAGACACTGAGAGAGACTTGAATGGGAGCAATGTGCAAGAACATTGGTCGCGGTCCAACAGG CCGGACAAACCTATTGTGGACATGTGCACCGTGAAGAACCAGTCTCCGTACTACACTCCAAAGGAATCTCCTTATAAACAGAAAATGAAG CCTTCTCAGGAGCCTGtgaaagatacatttaaagagATGTTTTCAAACATGGAATCTTCTCCCACAGGGATGTG TGCCACTCGACGGAGACCTATTAAAGGTGCAGCAGGGAGACCCGTCCAGTATGCATACCCAGACACTCCCACCAGTCCCATCACCCTCCAGAGACGAAAGGTGGAGCGCCGCCTTGTGCCCATCCATATACAGATTTTGGTTTTCATCATCGTGGCTTGCCTACTTTATatcatttatgtttgtgttgagGACAACTCATTTAGTCCATTTGTTGCCTTACTGGACAGTCTAGACCCGGGTTCAGAAAGTGAGGAGGGGCTTATGCTTCAGGCTGAGATACAGGACACAGCAGTTTTCTCTGGACAGGAGTAA
- the LOC134869919 gene encoding LOW QUALITY PROTEIN: N-fatty-acyl-amino acid synthase/hydrolase PM20D1.2-like (The sequence of the model RefSeq protein was modified relative to this genomic sequence to represent the inferred CDS: inserted 1 base in 1 codon): MTESGQKFKIFKFLKIVICSFLITCLLLFTIASIRTLSLDLNVGLQLARWEKTNNISLVIDHHQREELLAHFKEAIRIPTVSFSEKESNTTALLEFDRLLREAFPTVFSSSLIRHELVANYSHLFWVQGSHPDLVPYLLLAHIDVVPASEADGWEAPPFSAQEIDGFIYGRGTIDDKSPVMGILQALEYLLKKGYAPRRGFYIGLGHDEEVSGFKGALNIVRIMKQRSVRLSFVLDEGLAVLDGVISGLQGPAALIGISEKGSATVKLSVSMAPGHSSMPPRETSIGXLAAAVKRLEDNPMPRLFGHGPERETFEHLAQKFGLPMKFIMSNLWLFAPLLGRILERKPDTNAFVRTTTAVTMFNAGVKVNILPSLAEAYVNLRIHSAQSLQEVLDLIQSTVGDQRVKIELVDGFDPLPVSSADEKSFGFQIIKKTVLDIFPTVTVAPGICIGNTDSRHFKDLTNDIYRFAPVWFKPGDAQRFHGINERISKKNYEELVVFYFSLIQNCDIQKLPEPHSSVHEL, from the exons ATGACAGAATCGGGGCAAAAGTTCAAAATATTCAAGTTTTTAAAGATCGTTATTTGTAGTTTCCTCATTACATGCCTGCTGTTGTTTACTATAGCATCTATCAGGACTCTTTCACTGGACCTTAATGTCGGACTTCAACTCGCACGTTGGGAAAAGACGAATAACATCTCGCTTGTCATAGACCACCACCAGAGAGAGGAGCttcttgcacattttaaag AAGCTATCCGGATCCCCACAGTGTCATTCTCAGAGAAGGAGAGCAACACCACCGCGCTGCTTGAATTTGACAGGCTGCTCCGAGAG G CCTTCCCAACAGTTTTCTCTTCAAGCTTGATTCGCCATGAATTGGTGGCCAACTACAGCCACCTGTTTTGGGTGCAAGGATCACATCCTGACCTGGTGCCATACCTGCTGCTCGCTCACATCGATGTAGTACCTGCCTCAGAAGCGGATGGCTGGGAGGCGCCACCATTTTCTGCCCAGGAGATTGATGGCTTCATCTATGGAAGAGGGACCATAGACGACAAGAGCCCTGTAATG GGAATACTCCAGGCACTAGAGTACTTGCTGAAAAAAGGCTATGCTCCACGCAGAGGATTTTACATCGGTCTTGGTCATGATGAAGAA GTCAGTGGTTTCAAGGGGGCGTTGAACATAGTGCGTATAATGAAGCAGCGCAGTGTGCGGCTTTCGTTTGTCCTGGACGAGGGCCTTGCTGTACTTGACGGAGTCATCAGTGGTCTTCAAGGACCTGCTGCGCT aATTGGAATCAGTGAAAAAGGTTCAGCGACTGTAAAACTTAGTGTGTCTATGGCCCCTGGTCACTCCTCAATGCCTCCGCGTGAGACCAGCATTG TCTTGGCTGCAGCAGTCAAAAG ACTAGAGGACAACCCTATGCCGAGATTATTTGGTCATGGGCCTGAACGCGAAACATTTGAGCACCTGGCGCAAAAG TTTGGGCTCCCAATGAAGTTCATAATGTCAAATTTGTGGCTGTTTGCCCCACTTCTTGGCAG GATACTTGAAAGAAAACCAGACACTAATGCTTTTGTAAGGACAACCACAGCAGTCACCATGTTTAATGCTGGAGTTAAG GTGAATATCCTCCCTTCCCTTGCTGAAGCTTATGTAAATCTACGAATCCACTCGGCACAGTCATTACAAGAG GTCCTGGACCTTATCCAGTCTACAGTGGGTGACCAACGAGTGAAGATAGAGCTTGTTGATGGGTTTGACCCTCTGCCTGTGAGCTCTGCAGATGAAAAGTCCTTTGGTTTCCAGATCATTAAGAAGACAGTGCTGGACATCTTTCCAACAGTCACAGTTGCTCCAG GTATCTGTATTGGGAACACAGACAGTCGACACTTCAAAGACCTGACAAATGACATTTATCGCTTCGCCCCTGTCTGGTTTAAACCAGGTGACGCTCAGAG attcCATGGGATCAATGAACGGATTTCCAAAAAGAACTATGAGGAGCTTGTAGTATTTtacttcagtctgattcaaaACTGTGATATTCAGAAGCTCCCCGAACCTCACAGCTCTGTCCATGAGCTCTAA